From one Montipora capricornis isolate CH-2021 chromosome 10, ASM3666992v2, whole genome shotgun sequence genomic stretch:
- the LOC138018968 gene encoding uncharacterized protein, which translates to CGFKVCVDKQPSQTPKQPRAIVRVVIPFKDQESANYVKKELKNLSIKVQTTVQPVFVSRKIGQDLKVRETKPQIVNQQRVVYRFQCDLCDAGYVGYTRGHLHTRVDGHKQKASSVYKHYHEQHGEVPKDLLRRFSILKKCRNKFDCLVNEMLFIRDLKPTLNVQSDSIRAKVFI; encoded by the coding sequence TGTGGATTTAAGGTGTGCGTTGATAAGCAGCCCTCACAGACGCCCAAACAACCAAGAGCCATTGTTCGTGTGGTCATACCGTTTAAAGACCAGGAATCAGCAAATTATGTTAAGAAAGAGCTCAAGAATCTCAGCATAAAGGTGCAGACAACTGTCCAGCCAGTATTCGTTAGCCGAAAAATTGGCCAAGATCTTAAAGTACGCGAAACTAAGCCACAGATCGTCAACCAACAACGCGTCGTTTAtcgttttcaatgtgacctgtgtgatgcaggttatgtgggCTATACGCGTGGACACTTACACACACGTGTGGATGGacataaacaaaaggcatcttcTGTATATAAACACTATCACGAACAGCACGGCGAAGTCCCAAAAGACCTACTGAGGCGATTTAGCATTCTGAAAAAGTGTAGAAATAAGTTTGATTGTTTGGtgaatgaaatgcttttcatcagAGACCTAAAACCCACTCTGAACGTGCAAAGCGATTCAATTCGCGCAaaagtatttatataa